Proteins from one Corynebacterium testudinoris genomic window:
- a CDS encoding inositol monophosphatase family protein, which produces MTLTPLELTHLRTTAVEVATLAAERIRTKRAELATAGDIRDFSTTKSTDVDPVTIVDTLAEDLIADELQRRRPADGMIGEEGHARASISGVSWIVDPIDGTVNFLYGIGEYAVSIGAAIDGRVVAGAVINVATSAVYSAAKGQGATLVRHGATVALRANHLTEPSQALLATGFAYASERRRAQAELLTQILPQVRDIRRMGAAALDLCRVAEGTVDAYYEHGINSWDYAAGIIIAAEAGAIVRAPDLSTPGQAGEITYVSAPLLAPSLTHMLEEAGAFTPLDLQG; this is translated from the coding sequence GTGACTTTAACCCCACTAGAGCTAACCCATCTGCGCACCACCGCTGTCGAGGTAGCCACGCTGGCCGCCGAACGCATCCGAACCAAGCGGGCGGAACTGGCCACAGCAGGTGATATTCGGGATTTTTCCACCACGAAGTCCACGGACGTGGACCCCGTGACCATCGTCGACACCTTGGCGGAAGACCTCATTGCGGATGAATTGCAGCGTCGGCGGCCCGCCGACGGGATGATTGGGGAGGAGGGGCACGCGCGGGCGTCGATAAGCGGGGTGTCCTGGATTGTGGACCCCATCGATGGCACGGTGAATTTCCTCTATGGAATCGGCGAATATGCCGTCTCCATCGGAGCGGCTATCGACGGCCGCGTTGTCGCCGGGGCAGTGATCAACGTGGCCACGAGCGCGGTGTACTCAGCTGCCAAGGGGCAGGGGGCCACCCTGGTACGACACGGCGCCACGGTGGCCCTGCGCGCCAACCACCTCACGGAGCCCTCCCAGGCCCTCCTCGCCACCGGCTTTGCCTACGCCTCCGAACGGCGCCGCGCCCAAGCCGAGCTGCTCACCCAGATCCTGCCGCAGGTGCGCGATATCCGACGCATGGGAGCCGCAGCGCTAGACCTGTGCCGCGTGGCGGAAGGAACCGTCGACGCCTACTATGAGCACGGCATCAACAGCTGGGACTATGCAGCAGGAATTATCATTGCTGCGGAGGCGGGCGCTATAGTGCGAGCACCAGATCTGTCTACACCTGGGCAAGCAGGCGAGATTACCTACGTTTCGGCCCCACTCTTGGCACCATCACTAACCCACATGTTGGAAGAAGCAGGCGCATTTACACCCCTTGACCTGCAGGGATGA
- a CDS encoding DUF4193 domain-containing protein, producing the protein MATDYDAPRRRAEDEIETDSLEGLKAAENQNTDMDDDGDIVEPFDLPALDLTGEELNVTVVPKQANEFTCSVCFLVQRNNLKSHTEPDGSDVCLDCA; encoded by the coding sequence ATGGCCACTGATTACGACGCCCCCCGACGCCGGGCAGAGGACGAGATCGAGACCGACTCCCTTGAGGGCTTGAAGGCCGCGGAAAACCAGAACACCGACATGGACGACGACGGCGACATCGTCGAGCCCTTCGATCTCCCCGCCCTGGACCTCACCGGCGAGGAACTCAACGTCACCGTTGTGCCCAAGCAGGCCAACGAATTCACCTGTTCAGTCTGCTTCCTCGTGCAGCGCAACAACCTCAAGTCCCATACCGAGCCCGACGGCTCCGACGTCTGCCTCGACTGCGCATAG
- the dut gene encoding dUTP diphosphatase: MSEQSDFSPVRILRLDKDLPLPKRAHRGDAGADLYSTEDVTLAPGERALVSTGIALALPLGTVGLIHPRSGLAAKHGLSIVNAPGTVDADYRGEIKVCLINHDRETPIAITRGMRIAQLVIQRVELVDFAEVDELDETVRGGGGYGSTGVN, from the coding sequence GTGAGCGAACAATCAGACTTCAGCCCCGTCCGCATTCTTCGTCTGGACAAAGATCTTCCTCTGCCCAAGCGCGCCCATCGCGGCGATGCGGGAGCGGATCTCTATTCCACCGAGGACGTCACCCTCGCTCCGGGGGAGCGTGCACTCGTCAGCACGGGCATCGCCCTCGCCTTGCCGCTGGGCACGGTTGGGCTCATCCACCCGCGCTCCGGGCTGGCAGCGAAGCACGGATTGAGCATTGTTAACGCGCCGGGCACCGTGGATGCTGATTACCGCGGTGAGATCAAGGTGTGCCTGATCAACCACGACCGGGAGACACCCATTGCGATCACCCGCGGGATGCGCATCGCGCAGTTGGTCATCCAACGGGTGGAATTGGTCGACTTTGCAGAGGTCGATGAACTCGATGAGACGGTTCGCGGCGGCGGGGGCTACGGTTCCACTGGAGTCAACTAA
- a CDS encoding DUF3093 domain-containing protein produces the protein MSDTSSSPETAPETAQKQAPRVLYRERQWVPAYWWVLAALLAALTTAQLANNRNIWWLIVPAIVLSAVAVWVLTTWSSTVLTVEEDPDGTRWLTVRSASLPSDVVSRSLAVPATAKRNAMGRQLDPAAFVVSHGWVHEMVMLVLDDPEDPTPYWLISTRNPEAVLTAFLPEQTDTSLAHYRSES, from the coding sequence GTGAGTGACACCTCTTCTTCTCCTGAGACTGCTCCTGAGACTGCACAGAAGCAGGCGCCCCGCGTTCTCTACCGGGAACGCCAGTGGGTGCCCGCCTATTGGTGGGTCCTGGCGGCGCTGCTCGCAGCCCTCACGACCGCGCAGCTGGCCAACAACCGCAACATTTGGTGGCTCATCGTCCCCGCCATTGTGTTGAGCGCCGTCGCGGTGTGGGTGCTCACGACGTGGTCATCCACGGTGCTCACGGTGGAAGAGGATCCAGATGGTACGCGGTGGCTAACGGTGCGCTCCGCGTCGCTGCCGTCCGATGTCGTCTCACGTTCCCTGGCGGTGCCCGCCACCGCGAAGAGAAACGCCATGGGCCGCCAGCTCGACCCCGCCGCGTTCGTCGTCTCCCACGGCTGGGTGCACGAGATGGTCATGCTGGTTCTCGATGACCCGGAGGACCCCACCCCCTACTGGCTGATTAGTACCCGTAATCCGGAGGCCGTGTTGACGGCCTTCCTGCCGGAGCAAACGGATACGTCTTTGGCGCACTATCGCTCCGAGTCGTAG
- a CDS encoding class I SAM-dependent RNA methyltransferase — translation MTELERGTTRELHITRMAHGGEGIAEIDGRVVFVRGAYPGDTVSATITKVKKNFARAEAESVISAGPYRVEQSCPAAAAGAGCCDFGDLDPAKELDLKVGVLEGQLTRLGKVVDLPVVEPLDLLPARGWRTRVRLGVDTQGHAGFRARGSNDIITVACTQVVDTLLDGLVGPGARSFTPGAEVIAVLDGEGQRHVVETRRAPRGRRVERITEVLDGSGTVTELADAHTFRFPATAFWQAHRNAPDAYTGLIRRWLADLAPREDVKAIGWDLYGGVGLFVPALADSLGEQAAIHSVDYSAAASKLEQPDLDRYDVTMHNQRVEAAVGTLPKPRIVVLDPPRTGAGDAVVAAVAKQEPERVIHVGCDPATFSRDVAAWAEGGYRLSRLAVVNAFPGTHHFEIVGELTR, via the coding sequence GTGACCGAGCTCGAGCGGGGTACCACCCGGGAACTGCACATCACCCGGATGGCCCACGGCGGCGAGGGGATCGCGGAGATCGACGGGCGAGTCGTTTTCGTCCGTGGCGCGTACCCCGGCGATACGGTCTCCGCGACCATTACCAAGGTGAAGAAGAACTTTGCCCGCGCCGAGGCAGAGTCGGTCATCAGCGCTGGTCCCTACCGGGTGGAGCAGTCGTGCCCGGCGGCGGCAGCGGGGGCGGGGTGCTGCGATTTCGGCGATCTCGACCCGGCGAAGGAACTTGACCTCAAGGTTGGTGTGCTCGAAGGCCAGCTCACTCGGCTGGGCAAGGTCGTTGACCTGCCGGTGGTGGAACCCCTCGACCTGCTGCCGGCGCGCGGGTGGCGCACGCGGGTGCGACTGGGCGTCGATACGCAGGGACATGCGGGCTTCCGTGCCCGCGGCTCCAATGACATCATCACCGTGGCCTGCACACAGGTCGTGGACACGCTTCTCGACGGCCTCGTCGGCCCCGGCGCCCGTAGCTTCACGCCCGGTGCGGAAGTCATCGCCGTCCTAGACGGCGAAGGTCAACGCCACGTCGTTGAGACTCGCCGCGCCCCGCGCGGTCGCCGCGTTGAGCGGATCACGGAAGTCCTCGACGGTTCTGGCACCGTCACCGAGCTTGCCGACGCCCACACCTTCCGCTTCCCAGCCACCGCCTTCTGGCAGGCACACCGCAACGCACCCGATGCGTACACCGGCCTCATCCGCCGCTGGCTCGCCGACCTCGCACCCCGGGAGGACGTGAAGGCCATCGGATGGGATCTCTACGGCGGCGTCGGCCTGTTTGTCCCCGCACTGGCCGACAGCCTGGGGGAGCAGGCTGCCATCCACTCCGTTGACTACTCCGCCGCCGCGAGCAAGCTGGAACAGCCGGACCTCGACCGCTATGACGTGACGATGCACAACCAGCGGGTGGAAGCCGCCGTGGGCACGCTCCCGAAGCCGCGCATCGTCGTGTTGGACCCGCCGCGCACGGGCGCGGGCGATGCGGTAGTCGCGGCCGTCGCCAAGCAGGAACCGGAACGCGTCATCCATGTTGGCTGCGACCCGGCGACCTTCTCCCGCGACGTCGCCGCGTGGGCCGAAGGCGGATACCGCCTGAGCAGGCTCGCAGTTGTCAATGCCTTCCCCGGCACGCACCATTTTGAGATTGTTGGCGAACTGACGCGCTAA
- the dxs gene encoding 1-deoxy-D-xylulose-5-phosphate synthase, with protein MGILSGLSSPADLKAVDADHLDDLAEEIRHLLVDKVSATGGHLGPNLGVVELTIALHRVFNSPADPIIFDTSHQSYVHKILTGRADQFDTLRQSGGLSGYTDRGESDHDWTESSHASAALSYADGLAKAFDITGQKERKVVAVVGDGALTGGMCWEALNNIASGHDRNVVIVVNDNGRSYSPTIGGFATNLAQLRMQRSYDEIMEHGKKTLKSMGWVGERTFEALQAFKEGVKSQVIPTEMFPELGMKYVGPVHGHDLSMLIDALTYARNYDGPIIVHAVTEKGHGFAPAVNDLADQMHATGVIDPITGEPKSASSPGWTNIFTEEIVQAAEEREDIVAITAAMAGPTGLSEFAEKFPSRFFDVGIAEQHALTSAAGLALGGLHPVVAIYATFLNRAFDQLVMDVGLLDLPVTLVLDRAGVTGTDGASHNGVWDMAITSIVPGIKVAAPRDGSQLRELFRECLDVADGPTAVRYPKGSLPEEHPALMRLDDGVDILRYTDSAESDGLDVLIVSVGCFAGLALDAAERIEAEGVNVTVVDPRWITPVAPSLIALADDHDLVVVIEDGIVRGGVGSLISEALDAAEVNTPLRRLGFPDFYPAHASRDELLAEVGLDVDGVVDSITASLEALTD; from the coding sequence ATGGGTATTCTCAGCGGATTGTCATCGCCCGCCGATCTCAAGGCAGTCGATGCGGATCACCTCGATGACCTGGCGGAAGAGATCCGCCACCTGCTCGTGGACAAGGTCTCAGCGACCGGCGGACACCTCGGCCCCAACCTCGGCGTCGTCGAACTGACCATCGCCTTGCACCGCGTCTTCAACTCGCCCGCCGATCCCATCATTTTTGATACGTCCCACCAGTCGTATGTACACAAAATCCTCACCGGACGGGCCGATCAATTTGATACGCTCCGGCAATCCGGGGGGCTATCCGGCTACACCGATCGCGGCGAATCCGACCACGACTGGACCGAATCCTCCCACGCCTCCGCCGCGCTGTCCTACGCCGACGGCCTGGCCAAAGCCTTCGACATCACCGGCCAGAAGGAACGCAAAGTCGTCGCCGTCGTCGGCGATGGCGCCCTCACCGGCGGAATGTGCTGGGAGGCGCTGAACAACATTGCCTCCGGACATGACCGCAACGTGGTCATCGTGGTCAATGACAACGGCCGCTCCTACTCGCCCACCATCGGCGGATTCGCCACCAACCTCGCCCAACTGCGCATGCAACGCAGCTACGACGAAATCATGGAGCACGGCAAGAAGACCCTGAAATCCATGGGCTGGGTGGGGGAGCGCACCTTCGAAGCCCTGCAAGCCTTCAAAGAGGGCGTCAAATCTCAGGTCATCCCCACCGAGATGTTCCCCGAGCTCGGCATGAAATACGTCGGCCCGGTGCACGGCCATGATCTCTCCATGCTCATCGACGCCCTCACCTACGCCCGCAACTACGACGGCCCCATCATCGTCCACGCCGTCACCGAAAAGGGCCACGGCTTCGCCCCCGCCGTCAATGATCTCGCCGACCAGATGCACGCCACCGGAGTCATTGACCCCATCACTGGCGAACCCAAATCAGCGTCCTCCCCGGGCTGGACCAACATCTTCACCGAGGAGATCGTCCAGGCCGCCGAGGAGCGCGAGGACATCGTCGCCATCACCGCCGCGATGGCCGGGCCGACGGGCTTGTCCGAATTCGCCGAGAAGTTCCCCTCCCGATTCTTCGACGTCGGCATCGCCGAGCAACACGCGCTGACCTCCGCCGCCGGCCTCGCCCTCGGTGGGCTGCACCCCGTCGTGGCCATCTACGCCACCTTCCTCAACCGCGCCTTCGACCAGCTGGTCATGGACGTCGGCCTGCTCGACTTGCCCGTCACCTTGGTCCTCGACCGCGCAGGTGTCACCGGCACCGACGGCGCCAGCCACAACGGCGTGTGGGACATGGCGATCACCTCCATCGTGCCGGGCATCAAGGTCGCCGCCCCTCGCGATGGCTCCCAGCTGCGCGAGCTTTTCCGCGAGTGCCTCGACGTTGCCGACGGTCCGACCGCCGTGCGCTACCCCAAGGGCTCCCTGCCCGAGGAACACCCCGCACTCATGCGCCTGGATGATGGCGTGGACATCTTGCGCTACACAGATTCCGCGGAATCCGATGGCCTCGACGTGCTCATTGTCTCCGTCGGCTGTTTCGCCGGCCTCGCGCTCGACGCGGCCGAACGCATCGAAGCAGAAGGCGTCAATGTCACCGTCGTCGATCCCCGATGGATCACCCCGGTTGCCCCCTCGCTCATCGCGCTTGCCGACGACCACGACCTCGTCGTCGTCATCGAAGACGGCATCGTCCGCGGCGGAGTCGGCTCCCTCATTTCTGAGGCCCTCGACGCCGCCGAGGTGAACACCCCGCTGCGCCGCCTGGGCTTCCCGGACTTCTATCCCGCCCACGCCTCTCGCGATGAATTGCTCGCCGAGGTCGGCTTAGATGTGGACGGCGTGGTCGACTCCATTACCGCATCGCTGGAAGCCCTAACGGACTAA
- a CDS encoding DUF3710 domain-containing protein encodes MAMWPFGKKNHDEPAEAREPDVADEVTEEVPVAVVEQPVHDAVSGDTGPFDGDSVNIDDFDFSDFSIGVLNLGSMIIPLPKNSQVQVEMGEDGPRMVHIVTEFGRVTPVAFAAPNSAGQWTESVEQITAGMTGDGLNVETEQGPWGTEIVGAGANGSIRVIGVEGPRWMLRMTTTAPPERVDKLRDLAREITARTFVYRGSDPVLAGNSLPVTLPGPLVEQVQQAMEQRAQQADPHQ; translated from the coding sequence ATGGCAATGTGGCCATTCGGTAAGAAGAACCACGACGAGCCCGCCGAAGCACGCGAACCCGATGTCGCCGACGAGGTGACGGAAGAGGTTCCGGTGGCGGTCGTTGAGCAGCCGGTCCATGATGCCGTCAGCGGCGACACCGGTCCCTTCGATGGCGATTCAGTCAATATCGACGACTTTGATTTCAGTGACTTCTCCATCGGGGTCCTCAATTTGGGCTCCATGATCATTCCGCTGCCGAAGAACTCCCAGGTCCAGGTGGAGATGGGAGAGGATGGCCCGCGGATGGTGCACATCGTCACCGAGTTCGGCCGCGTCACCCCGGTCGCGTTTGCCGCCCCCAACTCCGCTGGTCAATGGACCGAATCCGTCGAGCAGATCACCGCCGGGATGACCGGCGATGGGCTCAACGTAGAAACCGAACAGGGGCCGTGGGGAACGGAGATCGTAGGCGCCGGCGCCAACGGCTCCATCCGCGTCATCGGCGTGGAGGGCCCGCGCTGGATGCTGCGGATGACCACCACCGCGCCCCCCGAGCGCGTCGACAAGCTGCGGGACCTGGCGCGTGAGATCACCGCCCGTACTTTCGTCTACCGCGGCTCCGACCCAGTCCTCGCCGGCAATTCCTTGCCGGTCACCTTGCCCGGCCCGCTGGTGGAGCAAGTCCAGCAGGCCATGGAGCAGCGAGCACAACAGGCAGATCCTCATCAATAA